Part of the Woronichinia naegeliana WA131 genome, CTTCGTTTAAGCCTTTTTGAATATTTATTTCTGTATCCAACATTGAACGACTGAGTTCTAATGTTAGTTCTATTTTTATCTTTGAACCCTCTACATTAATTAGTTTTGCTGTCATCATTGTTTCCTCTTTGTCACTTTTCATCTCATGTTAACACTTTTCTTTTCCTTCATCAACTAAAGGTCACACCCCTACTGACGACCTCAATCTGGGGAAACAAACTAAAATCCTGACTTTGCCATTGCGACTTAAGCGTGAAAGCCGTTAAATAGTCGTATTGCGTTCCAAACGCCGTATCAAATAGACTCCAGAAATTTTCCAAACTCGCAAAATTGCTAAGTTGGTCATAGACAAGGCTCAATGTAGAGTTAATGCTCATAGTGGTAATAAGTTAAGTGATTATTCTTGATGGAGAATGATTGAAAAACTTTAGAGCCGCGAAAAAGAGAATCTCTAACAACAGAAGTTTTTCCAGAAATTTCAGAAATACTAAATTTGAATAGGATTCTTAGCGGGCATACTCTTCGGTAGTTTAGCAATAAATACAAAAAAAGCAAGCCCTGTTCTAACGGTCAATTACCACAAAGCCAGTAGATACAAGGGTTAGGGCGAATGTTAAATTTTGTTACAAAACCTCCTTAATTGTCGTGATTTTAATTTAAAACTGACGTAAAAAACGCAGATCGCTGTTATACAAACGGCGAATATCATCAATTTGATGTAACACCATCGCAAAACGTTCGACCCCAAATCCTGCGGCATAACCCGTATAAACTTCGGGATCATAACCGACGGATTTCATCACATTGGGATCAACCATGCCACAACCCATCACCTCTAACCATTTGCCTTTCCATTGCACATCGACTTCCGCAGAAGGTTCGGTGAAAGGAAAATAACTGGCACGAAAACGGACAGGCAAGGCTTCCCCAAACATTTGTTTAACAAATTCTTGAATAGTTCCCTTCAGATCGGTAAACTTTAACCCCTTGTCGATCGCCAATAGCTCCACTTGATGAAAAACCGCAGAATGGGTGGCATCCACCGTATCCCGACGATAAACCCGACCAGGGGCAACAATCCGAATCGGGGGTTCGTGGCTTTCCATATAACGAATTTGCACCGGAGAGGTGTGAGTTCGCAAGAGACGACCATCTCCTAAAAAGAAAGTGTCCTGCATATCGCGGGCAGGATGATCGGCAGGAATATTGAGAGCTTCAAAATTGTAATAATCGGTTTCCACTTGTGGGCCCGTGGCCACGGTATAACCTAAACCGACAAAAATATCTAAAACCTTATCTACCGTGCTGTTGAGAGGGTGAATGCGTCCCAAGGGGCGATAGGTGCCAGGCATCGTTACATCTAGGGTTTCCGCCGCTAACTGCGCTTGAATTTCCGCATCCTGTAGATTTTGCTTGCGCTCCTCTAATTGATTTTGGACGGCTTCTTTAACTTCATTGGCGATCGCACCAATCCGAGGGCGTTCTTCCGCACTTAATTTGCCCATGGCCTTGAGAATGAGGGATAGCTGTCCCTTTTTACCCAAATAATGAATGCGTAGTTGTTCCAGGGCATTGAGATCGGTTGTAGCGGCGATCGCGGTTTGGGCTTCTTGCTGTAGGGTGTGTAAATCCGTCTCTAACTGCGTGGTCATAATGGGCAAAGGCGTGGAAAAATGAAAGCTAATTGTGGGCTAAGACTATACCTGAGTTTACTGTGAATCAGGACTGTTGCAAAAATATAGGACAATACAAGCAACTAAATTAGGATAACCCAACGTTTCATCTCACTAAGGAGTCAGCATGTATATCGTTCAAATTGCCTCAGAATGCGCCCCAGTCATCAAAGCAGGAGGCTTGGGGGATGTCATTTATGGGCTAAGTCGGGAACTCGAAAATCGCGGCCACTGTGTCGAAATTATTCTTCCCATGTACGATTGTATGCGTTACGACCAAATTTGGGGTCTCCATGATGCCTATCGAGACTTAATGGTGCCTTGGGATGGCGGAGAGGTTCACTGTTCCGTCTTTTGCGGTTGGGTTCATGGCCGTCTTTGCTTCTTTATTCAACCCCATTCTGAACAAAATTATTTCAATCGTGGTCATTACTATGGCGCGTTAGATGACCATATGCGCTTTGCTTTTTTCAGTAAGGCAGCGATCGAATTTTTACACCGGAGTAATAAACGCCCTGATATTATCCATTGTCACGATTGGCAAACAGGACTGATCCCCGTTTTATTATTTGAAATTTATCAATATCATGGCATGGGAACTCAGCGAATCTGCTATACCATCCACAACTTTAAACATCAAGGTATTGCTGGCCCCAATATTCTCTGGTCAACGGGCTTAAATAATGATGCTTATTATTATGAATATGATCGCCTACAAGATAACTTTAATCCGGGGGCAATCAACTTTATGAAATCGGGCATTGTCTATGCCAATTATGTCAACACCGTTTCTCCTCACCATGCCTGGGAAGCTCGTTTTAGCGAGATTAGTTGCGGCTTAGGTCATACCCTAGAAGTTCATCAAGGCAAATTTGGTGGCATCCTCAACGGACTAGATTATGAAGTCTGGAATCCTGATAAGGATCTGTGTATCCCTGTCCACTATAATAGTAAAACTTTTGAAGAAAAAGTCAAAAACAAAAAAGCCTTACAAGAACGTCTATTACTCCAAGATTCTGATAAACCCCTCCTCTGTTTTATTGGCCGTTTAGATGATCAAAAAGGGGTTCATCTATTGCATCATTCTATTTACTATGCCCTAGCTCATGGCTGCCAATTTGTCCTGCTTGGCTCAGCCACCGATCCTAAAATAAATAGTCAATTCTGGCATGAAAAACAGCATTTAAACGATAACCCAGATGTTCATTTTGAGCTAGGTTTTAACGAAGAGTTATCACGCCTCATCTATGCGGGTTCCGATATGATTGTAGTTCCCAGTAACTATGAACCCTGTGGTTTAACCCAAATGATCGGACTGCGCTATGGTACAGTACCGGTGGTGCGTGGAGTCGGGGGTTTAGTTAATACGGTCTTTGATTGGGACTATGATCAGGAACATTTACCCCAAGAACGCAATGGTTTTGTCTTCTATCAAGCGGATCAACAAGCTCTCGAATCTGCCCTAGGGCGAGCTATTGATTTGTACAAAAATAATCCCCAGGAATTCCGTCAGTTAGCCATTCAAGGAATGGAATATGATTATTCATGGAAGATTCCAGGGGAAAAATATGAAGGAGTTTATGATTTTATTCGTCATAAATAGGTATTAAAAAGTCATTTATTGTGTTCAAATTTGATAGATGATGGGGGCATAATAGCTTGTGTCCCTTTTTTGGGTCGAGTTGAGCTATTTTTAACACCTTTTTCTCGCTAATCTTTGTATTCGAGTTCTCAAGGCTGAGTGCCTTTGTTTAGTTCTTGGAGATTATACTTGTTGAAGGGCAAGCCAAGCTGGACAAGGTTGTTTAGGTTCCAACTTAGGATTTTTATCGCCTTGAAAAATACTCCAACGAAAGGGAGCCTGTTGCTCGGCCGCTAACCATAACAGTCGTTTTGCCCTAGTCATAGCCACATAGAGTAAACGGTATTCTTCCGCTTCTTTCAGTTTTTTAGCTGTTTCCCAGGCAGTGAGAGGATCAGGCAAATGGGAAATACTTTTGTGATGAATATGTTGATAGTGAATGGCAGTACGAATTTGGGCGCGGGCTACTTCTGCTAGGGTATAGTCGCCTAAAAACTTGGCGGCGGTGGGAACCCAAAGTTGACCCGGAATGATATCTTGGTGCAGAAAGGGAATAAACACATAATCCCAATCTAATCCCTTGGCTTTGTGCATGGTAATAATGGTAATTTGCCCAGGTCGGGTGTAGAGATCATCGCTATCTTCTTCGATGCCTTCAAAACGTTCCGAGTTGACAATTTCTTGGAGGACAATCAGGGTATTTTTTAAGGAATTTTGCTGATTAATTTCCTGTTGAATGCGTTCGGACAGTTTTTGGAGCGTGGCTAATTGGGAACCATCATAATTGAGGGTCATACCCAGAAAAGGCATTAATTGATAGTGGGGTAATTCAATTTTTGCCCGTAATAAATTACAGCAATAACGACGGGCTAGGTTAACCGCTTCTGATGTGGGAGATTCCAGGGGACTAGGATAAAGAAATTGTTCGGGATAGACGGCTAAACGGTTAATATCCTGGGCCGGAATGAGATTTTTTTCCTGCAAAATACCCAGGGCTGCTTTCAAAAAGTCGGGAGAATGGGGACGGTCAATAAATTTTAGGAGGGTCAGGATTTCTTTGGGAATTTGGGAAAAGCGATCGCTGCCTCCCACTTCATAAACGGGAATATTTTCATTTTTAAAGAGGTCTTCTAACTGTTGGGCTAAAAATTGAGCTTGACGATTTTCTCGGACTAAAATGGCTAGATTGTGATCCGGATTAGCTTTTAATAAGGCGATCGCCCTTTGTCGGATCAGGGTGACAGTGTGAAAAATATCTTCCGGTTGACATAATTCCAAGCCTTGGCCAGTGGCGGGCGGATTGGGTTGGGGATCGTTGCTGGCCACGGGATGAATATTTTGGCAGCGAAAAGGAGGGGGGATGGGGAGAGGGGGGGACGAGGAGAGGGGGGGATGGGGAGAGAGGGAGGAGGGTTTTTGCCAGTTTTGATTGACCCAATGGAGGAGAAAGTTAGCGGCTTCGATAATGGTGGGATTACTGCGACCCGCTTGATCCATGGTGGCAAACTGATCCTGGCGATCGCATTGTTCACAGAACCAATTAAAGTAAAGGGGATCGGCGGGGGTAAAAGTGGAATTAATCGCCTGATTGGGATCGCCCACTCGAATTAAATTGGCCGGTGTTTCGGGATGATAGGCATTGGAGGCAAGACGGGTAATTAAAGCTTCTTGAAGTGGGCTAGAATCCTGGGCTTCATCTTCAAAAACACCAAAAATTTGTTGTTGCCAATGGTGACAAATATCTGGCTGATCTAAAACGCGCAAAGCCGCCAAAATCATATCATCGTAATCAATCCAATCCTTAGCTTGCATTAAGCTTTGGTATTGTTCATAAAGACCGGCCGCGATCGCTAAAATGCCATCTCTCTGGGAGAGATTACTTAATTCCCAAATTGCCTGGGGCAACAAACCAGAACTTTTTGCTTCTCGTACTACGGTAAAGGTTAAACTGGGCAAAACTTCAGTTCGTAATACCGATTGTCGCCGTAATTTTTCCGTTTCTTCACCATCAAAAATACCAGCCGTTAATAACTCTCGATAATCAATCGGGTAATTTTCTATCCATTGCTCTACCGTATCTCGAATAATGCGATGGCCTGGATTAGGAGTAATTAACGTCATCTGCTCTAAATTCAGACCGGAGACTTCTGAATGACGGTTAGCAATTTGCAGAGCTAGACCATGTAACGTTTGGACAGAAAAACCGATGGCCGGTAGGGCCAATTCCTGAAGACGTTCTCGTACTTTACTTTTAATGGCCGCTGCGGCTGAACGGGTGTAGGTGACAATGATTAACTGGCGTTGAGCTTGCAATTGATGACGGGCAATGGCGATCGCGGCGGCCACCGCCAGACTATGGGATTTACCGGCTCCTGGTACGGCTGAAACGGCCATTTCTCCCCCAGACCAATCGGCTAAAGGACGTTGACCTGGCCGCAGAGAATCTCGCAGTTGGTTAAGTTTTTGGGTTAAGACGCTGGCTTCCAACATAGTCCTCAAAACAAAAAAAGCAAAAGAACAACAATCGTTAAAAATCGTAAATGGATATGGGAGAGAGAAAATGCGATTCCCCCCTTGCAGTAGCATAGAAAAGAATGGTTACGTCTCTTTTAGAGCGTGGTCGGGCAAAGCATCTATTTTTTGCAGAGGGGCAAGGAAAATGGGAATTCCAGGACGGAAACCACTTTTAATGACGGGCATGGCATTATGTCTTTTATTAGGAGCTTGGGAAGGTTTACACACCCACATTTTAGCGGTGGGCCAATGGGGTCTTTGGGGATTAACCTTGCTCGGTCTGGGAATTTGGAGTCTGAAACGTCCTGCTAAAGTGGCCTCTTCTAGCCCTCTTGCCCCTTTGAGTGTCGAAACGGTCTCAACGGCGATCGCCACAACTCAGCATTGTTTAGAAACCATTGCCCAGGACAATCCTGATTTAGATCTCAGAGATTTAGCTTTACCCAACCTTGCCCAAGGTCTAGAACGCACGACCTTAACGATTGGCATTACAGGCGGCAAACGCACGGGCAAAACGGCTTTTAAAGCCTTAGTTGAGTCTCAAGCCTGGTCAAAAAAATTAGGTTTAACTTGGCTGGAAACAGACCCCCTCTTTTTAGAAAAAGAATCTCTTGATCCGCTACAGTCTTTGACCCAGGTAGATCTGGTTTTATTTTTAACCAATGGCGATCTGACCGATCCAGAATGGCAATGTGTAGAATCCCTGCATCGTCAATACTACCATTGCCTATTACTGTTCAATAAGCAAGATCAATATTCCCTCAGCGATCGCCAGGAAATTTTGCAACAATTACAACACCATTGGCAAACCATTGCGCCACTAGAAGATGTCTTGAGTATGGCGGCGGCTCCTCAACCCATTGCCGTGAGAAAACATCAAATGAATGGCACAGTGGAGGAAATTTGGGAACAACCCAATCCCGATTTAGGCAATCTTAGCCAACGCCTTGATCACTTAATTCAATCAGAA contains:
- the pheS gene encoding phenylalanine--tRNA ligase subunit alpha, whose amino-acid sequence is MTTQLETDLHTLQQEAQTAIAATTDLNALEQLRIHYLGKKGQLSLILKAMGKLSAEERPRIGAIANEVKEAVQNQLEERKQNLQDAEIQAQLAAETLDVTMPGTYRPLGRIHPLNSTVDKVLDIFVGLGYTVATGPQVETDYYNFEALNIPADHPARDMQDTFFLGDGRLLRTHTSPVQIRYMESHEPPIRIVAPGRVYRRDTVDATHSAVFHQVELLAIDKGLKFTDLKGTIQEFVKQMFGEALPVRFRASYFPFTEPSAEVDVQWKGKWLEVMGCGMVDPNVMKSVGYDPEVYTGYAAGFGVERFAMVLHQIDDIRRLYNSDLRFLRQF
- the glgA gene encoding glycogen synthase GlgA gives rise to the protein MYIVQIASECAPVIKAGGLGDVIYGLSRELENRGHCVEIILPMYDCMRYDQIWGLHDAYRDLMVPWDGGEVHCSVFCGWVHGRLCFFIQPHSEQNYFNRGHYYGALDDHMRFAFFSKAAIEFLHRSNKRPDIIHCHDWQTGLIPVLLFEIYQYHGMGTQRICYTIHNFKHQGIAGPNILWSTGLNNDAYYYEYDRLQDNFNPGAINFMKSGIVYANYVNTVSPHHAWEARFSEISCGLGHTLEVHQGKFGGILNGLDYEVWNPDKDLCIPVHYNSKTFEEKVKNKKALQERLLLQDSDKPLLCFIGRLDDQKGVHLLHHSIYYALAHGCQFVLLGSATDPKINSQFWHEKQHLNDNPDVHFELGFNEELSRLIYAGSDMIVVPSNYEPCGLTQMIGLRYGTVPVVRGVGGLVNTVFDWDYDQEHLPQERNGFVFYQADQQALESALGRAIDLYKNNPQEFRQLAIQGMEYDYSWKIPGEKYEGVYDFIRHK
- a CDS encoding ATP-dependent helicase, whose translation is MLEASVLTQKLNQLRDSLRPGQRPLADWSGGEMAVSAVPGAGKSHSLAVAAAIAIARHQLQAQRQLIIVTYTRSAAAAIKSKVRERLQELALPAIGFSVQTLHGLALQIANRHSEVSGLNLEQMTLITPNPGHRIIRDTVEQWIENYPIDYRELLTAGIFDGEETEKLRRQSVLRTEVLPSLTFTVVREAKSSGLLPQAIWELSNLSQRDGILAIAAGLYEQYQSLMQAKDWIDYDDMILAALRVLDQPDICHHWQQQIFGVFEDEAQDSSPLQEALITRLASNAYHPETPANLIRVGDPNQAINSTFTPADPLYFNWFCEQCDRQDQFATMDQAGRSNPTIIEAANFLLHWVNQNWQKPSSLSPHPPLSSSPPLPIPPPFRCQNIHPVASNDPQPNPPATGQGLELCQPEDIFHTVTLIRQRAIALLKANPDHNLAILVRENRQAQFLAQQLEDLFKNENIPVYEVGGSDRFSQIPKEILTLLKFIDRPHSPDFLKAALGILQEKNLIPAQDINRLAVYPEQFLYPSPLESPTSEAVNLARRYCCNLLRAKIELPHYQLMPFLGMTLNYDGSQLATLQKLSERIQQEINQQNSLKNTLIVLQEIVNSERFEGIEEDSDDLYTRPGQITIITMHKAKGLDWDYVFIPFLHQDIIPGQLWVPTAAKFLGDYTLAEVARAQIRTAIHYQHIHHKSISHLPDPLTAWETAKKLKEAEEYRLLYVAMTRAKRLLWLAAEQQAPFRWSIFQGDKNPKLEPKQPCPAWLALQQV
- a CDS encoding DUF697 domain-containing protein, whose protein sequence is MGIPGRKPLLMTGMALCLLLGAWEGLHTHILAVGQWGLWGLTLLGLGIWSLKRPAKVASSSPLAPLSVETVSTAIATTQHCLETIAQDNPDLDLRDLALPNLAQGLERTTLTIGITGGKRTGKTAFKALVESQAWSKKLGLTWLETDPLFLEKESLDPLQSLTQVDLVLFLTNGDLTDPEWQCVESLHRQYYHCLLLFNKQDQYSLSDRQEILQQLQHHWQTIAPLEDVLSMAAAPQPIAVRKHQMNGTVEEIWEQPNPDLGNLSQRLDHLIQSEKERLLLGTLWREVQQIKITAQTRLNQIRRDRALPIIEQYQWLAAGTALINPIASVDLLATAAINGQMVLDLGKIYQQKLSLSQAGTVATTLAQLMVKLGLVELSTQALGSILKTQPLTYVAGGALQGISAAYLTRVAGLSLVEYMQEAEVNLNTNHGLNIENLSQKIRQVFEQTQRYSWLQNFAQQTLNQVKGNASIKLGLSN